The Puntigrus tetrazona isolate hp1 chromosome 3, ASM1883169v1, whole genome shotgun sequence genome contains a region encoding:
- the LOC122341277 gene encoding uncharacterized protein LOC122341277: MPCQSAPVPPQGPQGVTPLSLLSCHSAETSSTFPQSDSPEDGEVILESSVDPLVEGDTLTLRCLHRSTNSSILGADFYKDGSLLQNQTTGEMNITTVSKSHEGFYYCKTQRGESPKSWISVRAASSSLLITGVVLGLLFLILILISLLLLWRFKKNKDQQGNINQTSVLNQAPPEISTLQSGSDQICDVVTEVKKDGPDPLADVTYSEITVKKKKK; this comes from the exons atgccATGTCAGTCGGCACctgttcctcctcagggccctcagggagtaactccaCTGTCTCTGCTCTCGTGCCACAGCGCGGAGACTTCCAGCACGTTTCCCCAGtcggattcacccgagg ATGGTGAAGTGATTCTGGAGAGTTCTGTTGATCCTCTGGTTGAGGGAGATACTCTGACTCTACGCTGTTTACATCGATCTACAAACTCCTCCATCCTCGGAGCTGATTTCTATAAAGACGGATCACTTCTCCAGAATCAGACGACAGGAGAGATGAACATCACGACTGTCTCAAAGTCACATGAGGGTTTCTACTACTGTAAAACACAGAGAGGAGAGTCACCCAAGAGCTGGATCTCAGTCAGAG CAGCTTCATCTTCTCTTCTGATCACTGGAGTGGTTTTGGGATTGTTGTTCTTGATCTTGATCTTGATCTCTCTGCTGCTGCTCTGGAGATTCAAGAAGAACAAAG ATCAGCAGGGTAATATTAACCAGACATCAGTCCTTAATCAGGCTCCACCAGAAATCTCTACTCTACAGTCTG GTTCTGATCAGATTTGTGACGTTGTGACTGAAGTGAAAAAAG